One window from the genome of Nicotiana tomentosiformis chromosome 5, ASM39032v3, whole genome shotgun sequence encodes:
- the LOC138892799 gene encoding uncharacterized protein, producing the protein MKGIMRFRKKGKLSLRFIGPFEVLRKVGEVAYELDMPPRLLGVHPIFHVSILRNYHADMSHVFDYNTVQEDESLGYKEEPVAIVDRQVRQLRSKNISGVKFQWRGKPVEEATWETEEDMRIRYPHLFSTPSMILDRFKDKHLFKRWRM; encoded by the coding sequence atgaagggtatcatgaggttcagaaagaagggaaagctgagcctaaggtttattggcccatttgaggtgttgaggaaagttggagaggttgcttatgagcttgataTGCCTCCCAGGCTATTGGgagttcatccaattttccaTGTGTCTATCCTCCGGAACTACCATGCCGACATGTCGCATGTATTTGATTACAACACTGTTCAGgaagatgagagcttgggttataaggaagagccagttgccattgttgacaggcaggttcgccaATTGAGATCTAAGAATATTTCTGGGGTAAAGTTCCAGTGGAGGGGtaaaccagtcgaggaggcaacttgggagaccgaagaGGACATGCGgatcagatatccacacttattcagcactccaagtatgattctagaccggTTCAaggacaaacatttatttaagaggtggagaatgtaa